DNA from Intestinimonas massiliensis (ex Afouda et al. 2020):
AGTCGGCTCCAAAAATGAGCTGGGCCCCGTTTTCCAGCAGGAAGGAGATGCCAATGGCGGTAATGAGGAGGCTGAGACGGGGAGCGGAGCGCAGGGGGGTGTAGGCTACCTTCTCGATGACCACGCCCAGCAGGGTGCTTACCACCACTGCCAACACCACCGACAGCAGCGGGTGGAGGTGGAAGGTGGTAATGGCGTAGAAGGTCATGTAGGCGCCTACCATAATGATGTCGCCGTGGGCAAAGTTGAGCAGCAGGATGATGCCGTACACCATGCTGTAGCCCAGGGCCACCAGCGCAAAGATGGAGCCGGTCTGGAGCCCGTTGATGATTTGGGCGATCACGAGGGACATCCGTGCGTCACGTCCTTTCTTTCTCTTCAGACGGCGGGGCCTGGTCCGGCCCCGGCTGAGACCTTTGATACGGACGGCCAGTGGCCGCCCCCACGGTCCGGACACCGTGGAGACGCCCATTGGACGTCCGTGTTGCCTGTCCCGTATGCAAGGACAATGCGGGGGGAAGGAGCACTTCCCCCCGCACTGCAGTGGCTTGCGTCGGGCTTAGTACAGCTCGGTGAATTTCTCCTCGCCGCCCTGGAGCTGGATCATGGCGGCGGACTTGATGGGATTGTTGTACGGATCGAAGGTGTAGGAGCCGGTGATGCCCTCCGTGCCGTCGTTGGCGGCCAGAGCGTCAATGACGGCCTGTTTATACTCGTCGGTACCGGCGGTGAGGCCGGCGTCCTCAGCGGACTTCAGGGCATTGCACATCAGCATGGCGGCGTCATAGGCCAGAGGGGCAAACATGTTGGGCACAGGCTCGCCATAGGTGGCCTGGTAGTCGGCCTCGAACTGAGCCACGGACTCGGTACCGGGGGCGTAGCCGGAGCAGTAGACGGTGCCCTCCAGATCCTCGGGAGAAGCGTAGTCCCTGATGCCGCCGAAGCCGTCGCCGCCCAGGAAGGTGGCGGTGATCCCAGCCTGACGGCCCTGGGTGATGGCCAGGCCGGCCTCACCGTAGTAAATGGGGCAGAACACCACGTCGGGGTTCTTGGAGGCGATGTTGGTCATCTGGGCCTTGTAATCCTTGTCACCGGTGGCAAAGGCCTCGGTGGCCACCACCTCCAGGCCCAGCTCGGCGGCCTTCTCCACAAAGGCGTCCTTCAGGCCCTCAGAGTAGTCGTTGCCGGTCTCGAAGAGGATGCCCGCGGTCCTGGCGCCCAGCTTGTTGTAGGCGTAGTCAGCCATCTTCTCGCCCTGGAAGGGGTCGATGAAGCAGGAGCGGAACACGTTGGTGCGGATCTCGCTGTTTTCGTCCTCGGGGTCGATCATGGTCACGCCGGCCGCGGTGGCGGAGGCGGTGATCTGGGGCATGTTGACCTCGTAGGTGGCATCGGCCAGGGCGATGGTGGCGCCGGTGAGCACGGAGCCGATGACGGCGGTGATGCCGTTGTCCATGGCCAGGTTGAAGGCGTTGACGGTCTCGATGCCGTCGGCCTTGTCATCATACTCCAGGACCTTGATGGTCTTGCCGTTGATGCCGCCGTTGGCGTTGAGCTGATCAATGTACAGCTTGGCGCCGTTATGGACCGGAATGCCATACTGGGCATAGTCGCCGGTGGTGTTGGTGATCAGGGCGATGGTGATCTCACCGCTCTCGCCGGTGGAGCCGGTCTCGGCAGGCTGAGACGCCGCGGGAGCCGAGGCGGACGGCGAGGGGCTGGCGGAGCTACCGCCGCCGCAGCCGGCCAGCAGGGAGAAGCACATGGCAGCCACGAGAGCAAGAGACAAAACACGGAACTTCTTCATTTCATACTACCTCCTTTGGGATTGTTGACAATTATAAGCTCCCCTTCTAAAATTGTCAACCGTCGTTTCCGCCAAAAGGCCTTTTCCGCACAGAATATTTCAAGCAGAAATGACAAAGTTGCCCTTCCGTCCTTCATTTCCGGTCAGATCAGAAAGCCGCCGTCCACGCCCAGCACCTGTCCGGTAATAAAATCCGCCCCCTCGGAGGCCAAGAACAGCACTGCCCGTGCCACCTCCTCCGGGGCGCCGAGGCGGCCCAAAGGGGTCTCCTCCGCCAAAACGGCCAGGTCCCCGGGAGGCAGATGGGCATTCATGTCGGTGTCAATGACCCCCGGCGCCACGCAGTTCACCGTGATGCCGGAGGGCCCCAACTCCCGGGCCAGGGCCTTGGTTAGCCCTATGACGCCCGCTTTGGCGGCGGAATAGGCCGCCTCACAGGAGGCCCCGGAGCGCCCCCACATGGAAGAGACGGTGACAATGCGCCCCGTCTTGCGCGCCACCATATGGCGGTAGACTGCCCGGCAGCAATAGAATACTCCGTCCAGGTCCACTCCCATCAGCCTGCGCCAATCTGCATCACTTGTTTCACACAAAAGTCCCTGGGAGGCCACCCCTGCGTTGCATACCAAAATGTCAAGTTGACAAAATTTATCCAACACATTGTCAACCATACGCCGGACCTGCTCCGGGTCGGAGACGTCGGCCTGCACCGCCAGAGCTGGGCGGCCCTCCGCCGCCAGCTCCGCCGCCAGGTCCTCTGCCTCCCGTCGGGAGTGGTGATAGTTGATGGCTACCGCGTAGCCCGCCCGGGCAAGCGTCCGGGCCGTGGCGGCGCCTATGCCCCGGCTGCCGCCGGTAATCAATGCCGTTTTCATTTCCTTCACAGTCCTTTCAGCCACTCCAGGCACAGGGGGAACCAGGTGGCCACATGGGGGTCCTGCTGCTCCGGCCGCCCCTGCGTCCGCCGGTCGGCCAGGGCCATGGCGTGAGGGCCGTCGGGGTAGAGGTGCAGTTCAAAGGGGACCCCCGCCCGACGCAGCGCCGCCACATAGAGCAGGGTGTTTTCCGCCGGAACCCGGTCATCGGTCCCGGTACACCAAAGAAACGCGGGGGGATTTCCGGCGGTCACGCTGTTCTCCAGCGAGAGCTCCGGCGGTATCTCCGCCATGTCGTCCGCTCCCGTCAACGTGCGGAAGCAGTCTGCAGCCCCGAACGCCCCGGCGGTGACGACCGGGTAGCCGAGGATGGCCGCGTCCGGTCGGGCCTCCGCCGGGCGCAGGCCCAGGCGCTCCTCCAGCACAGGACTGCCCCAGAGGTTGGCCAGACAGCCTGCCAGATGGCCTCCGGCGGAAAAGCCGCACACCGCCACCCGGCCGCCCCGTCCTCTCCGGATGCGCGCCAAAGCCGCCCCAGCCTCCAGAAAGGGCTGAGGCCAGCGGTCGGGCGCCACACTGTAGTCCAGCACCCAGGCGTGGATTCCGGCCGCCGCAAAGGCGGCAGCCACCGGTGCCCCCTCCCGGGGAGCCGTCATCCGATAGGCCCCGCCGGGCAGCAGGAGCACACTCCACTCGCTTTCTTCCCCCGCCGCCGGAAATTCGGTCATGCGGAGCTCCGTAGCCGCCTCCGGCAGGTGTGGGTCCAGCTCCCAACGGCTCCAGACGCGCGTCCTCACAGTCATCCCTCACTTTTACGTCATTTTTCCCAGTATACCAGCTTTCACGCCGGTTGACCACCCTCTTGTGAAAAAAGCCTTGACAAGCCCTTACCAATCCGCTATAATGATTTTTGCGCTTCGGACGATTAGCTCAGCTGGTATGAGCATCCGCTTGACGTGCGGGAGGTCACAGGT
Protein-coding regions in this window:
- a CDS encoding ABC transporter substrate-binding protein, yielding MKKFRVLSLALVAAMCFSLLAGCGGGSSASPSPSASAPAASQPAETGSTGESGEITIALITNTTGDYAQYGIPVHNGAKLYIDQLNANGGINGKTIKVLEYDDKADGIETVNAFNLAMDNGITAVIGSVLTGATIALADATYEVNMPQITASATAAGVTMIDPEDENSEIRTNVFRSCFIDPFQGEKMADYAYNKLGARTAGILFETGNDYSEGLKDAFVEKAAELGLEVVATEAFATGDKDYKAQMTNIASKNPDVVFCPIYYGEAGLAITQGRQAGITATFLGGDGFGGIRDYASPEDLEGTVYCSGYAPGTESVAQFEADYQATYGEPVPNMFAPLAYDAAMLMCNALKSAEDAGLTAGTDEYKQAVIDALAANDGTEGITGSYTFDPYNNPIKSAAMIQLQGGEEKFTELY
- the ymfI gene encoding elongation factor P 5-aminopentanone reductase — protein: MKEMKTALITGGSRGIGAATARTLARAGYAVAINYHHSRREAEDLAAELAAEGRPALAVQADVSDPEQVRRMVDNVLDKFCQLDILVCNAGVASQGLLCETSDADWRRLMGVDLDGVFYCCRAVYRHMVARKTGRIVTVSSMWGRSGASCEAAYSAAKAGVIGLTKALARELGPSGITVNCVAPGVIDTDMNAHLPPGDLAVLAEETPLGRLGAPEEVARAVLFLASEGADFITGQVLGVDGGFLI
- a CDS encoding alpha/beta hydrolase, whose amino-acid sequence is MRTRVWSRWELDPHLPEAATELRMTEFPAAGEESEWSVLLLPGGAYRMTAPREGAPVAAAFAAAGIHAWVLDYSVAPDRWPQPFLEAGAALARIRRGRGGRVAVCGFSAGGHLAGCLANLWGSPVLEERLGLRPAEARPDAAILGYPVVTAGAFGAADCFRTLTGADDMAEIPPELSLENSVTAGNPPAFLWCTGTDDRVPAENTLLYVAALRRAGVPFELHLYPDGPHAMALADRRTQGRPEQQDPHVATWFPLCLEWLKGL